The uncultured Flavobacterium sp. genome has a window encoding:
- a CDS encoding acetyl-CoA C-acetyltransferase — protein MNNTARKVAIVGYNRIPFARANTAYAEVGNTEMMTAALNGLISKYKLEGKLLGEVAGGAVIKHTYDNNLIRECVMKTSLDPATPACDLQQACDTGIESAIYIANKIALGQIESGIAGGVDSISDMPIAVSEKLRKILLNARQAKSLGEKIKLFLKLRPKDLSPLVPKNEESQTGLSMGGHTEITAKYYQISREDQDNFALKSHLNMAKAYDEGFFDDMITPFNGLEKDNNLRRDSSIEKLAKLKPAFDKTNGTLTAGNSTPLTDGASCILLASEEWAKAQGLPILAYISFAEIAAIEYVKNQQNLLLAPLFAASRMLDKAGLTLQDFDYYEIHEAFAAQVLGTLKIWESPELSTQIGLKKTLGAIDREKLNVKGSSLAAAHPFAATGGRIIGVMAKLLNEKGSGRGLISICAAGGQGVTMIIEK, from the coding sequence ATGAATAATACCGCTAGAAAAGTAGCTATCGTTGGTTACAATCGAATTCCGTTTGCAAGAGCAAATACAGCCTACGCCGAAGTTGGAAATACAGAAATGATGACTGCCGCCTTAAACGGACTTATTTCTAAATACAAACTCGAAGGTAAATTGTTGGGCGAAGTTGCCGGCGGTGCAGTAATAAAACATACCTATGATAATAATCTGATCAGAGAATGTGTGATGAAAACCTCACTTGATCCCGCAACTCCGGCTTGTGATTTGCAACAAGCCTGCGATACCGGAATTGAAAGTGCCATATATATTGCCAACAAAATTGCATTGGGACAAATAGAATCAGGAATTGCCGGTGGTGTTGATTCTATTAGTGATATGCCAATTGCGGTAAGCGAAAAACTTCGAAAGATTTTACTAAATGCCAGACAAGCAAAGTCATTGGGTGAAAAAATCAAGTTGTTTTTAAAACTGCGTCCGAAAGATTTGTCGCCATTGGTTCCTAAAAATGAAGAATCACAAACCGGACTTTCGATGGGCGGACATACTGAAATTACGGCAAAATATTATCAAATATCCCGTGAAGATCAGGATAACTTCGCACTCAAAAGTCATTTGAATATGGCAAAAGCCTACGACGAAGGTTTTTTTGATGATATGATAACTCCGTTTAACGGACTTGAAAAAGACAATAATCTTAGAAGAGACAGCAGTATTGAAAAACTGGCAAAACTAAAACCTGCATTTGATAAAACTAACGGAACGCTGACAGCCGGAAATTCTACTCCGCTTACAGATGGCGCATCATGCATTCTTTTGGCAAGCGAAGAATGGGCTAAAGCGCAAGGACTTCCTATTCTGGCTTACATTTCTTTTGCCGAAATTGCGGCAATTGAATATGTCAAAAACCAACAAAACCTATTATTGGCTCCATTATTTGCAGCTAGCAGAATGCTTGACAAAGCAGGTTTGACTTTACAGGATTTTGATTATTATGAAATTCATGAAGCTTTTGCTGCACAAGTTCTGGGAACCTTAAAAATCTGGGAAAGCCCGGAATTAAGCACTCAAATTGGACTAAAAAAAACTCTTGGTGCAATTGACAGAGAAAAACTAAACGTAAAGGGAAGCAGTCTTGCAGCAGCGCATCCTTTTGCCGCAACTGGCGGAAGAATAATTGGTGTTATGGCTAAATTATTGAACGAAAAAGGCTCAGGAAGAGGATTAATTTCTATTTGCGCCGCCGGAGGACAAGGCGTTACAATGATTATTGAGAAATAG
- a CDS encoding LLM class flavin-dependent oxidoreductase → MEIGIDSFASAMYGDNNTLSSVDAMEQLLQRIELADQAGLDVFGIGEHHKKEFLDSATVVILSAAAAKTSRIRLSSAVSVLSAADPVRVYQSFATLDLISKGRAEIVVGRGSSIEAYPLFGFNLNDYDALFKEKLELFLQIRDNEFVTWSGKFRPALNNLPIYPRALQEKFPVWLGVGGTPESFVRAGSLGLPLMVAIIGGQTHRFRPLIDLYREAGKAAGYKPEELKVGIHSPGFVGTTTEKAIEEYYPGYAELWTKLGLERGWPPVTKAKFDGLIDDLGVLIVGGPERVAEKILKHSEALGGISRFTFQMDNAGLTHTQLMNAIELIGSKVIPLIHKG, encoded by the coding sequence ATAGAGATAGGAATAGACAGTTTTGCTTCGGCGATGTACGGAGATAACAACACTTTGAGCAGTGTTGATGCAATGGAACAATTACTGCAAAGAATTGAGCTGGCAGATCAGGCCGGACTTGACGTTTTTGGAATTGGCGAGCATCATAAAAAAGAATTTTTAGATTCGGCTACAGTGGTAATATTAAGTGCCGCAGCTGCAAAAACAAGCCGCATTCGGTTATCCAGTGCCGTTTCGGTTTTAAGCGCTGCAGATCCTGTCAGAGTTTATCAAAGCTTTGCAACGCTTGATTTAATTTCAAAAGGAAGAGCCGAAATTGTCGTAGGCCGCGGATCTTCTATTGAAGCTTATCCCCTTTTTGGATTTAATCTGAATGATTATGATGCGCTTTTTAAAGAGAAGCTGGAATTGTTTCTTCAAATTAGAGATAATGAATTTGTAACCTGGTCGGGAAAATTTCGTCCCGCTTTAAATAATCTTCCCATTTATCCCCGCGCATTACAGGAAAAATTTCCCGTTTGGCTGGGCGTTGGTGGAACACCGGAATCTTTTGTAAGAGCCGGAAGTCTTGGTTTGCCTTTAATGGTTGCCATTATTGGAGGGCAAACACATCGTTTTCGTCCATTGATCGATTTGTATCGTGAAGCCGGGAAAGCTGCAGGTTATAAACCCGAAGAACTCAAAGTAGGAATACATTCTCCTGGTTTTGTTGGAACCACAACCGAAAAAGCAATCGAAGAATATTATCCGGGTTATGCTGAACTTTGGACAAAATTAGGACTCGAACGCGGATGGCCACCAGTTACTAAAGCCAAATTTGACGGACTAATTGACGATCTGGGTGTTTTAATTGTAGGCGGTCCCGAACGAGTTGCTGAGAAAATTTTAAAACACAGCGAAGCACTTGGAGGAATCTCCAGATTTACTTTCCAAATGGATAATGCAGGACTTACACATACTCAGTTAATGAATGCAATTGAACTTATCGGGTCAAAAGTGATTCCGTTGATACATAAAGGATAA